The Fibrobacter sp. genomic sequence ATTGATATCCACCAGTGTACTGCAACTGTTCTGCTTACGGGAGAGATGGAGCAGGTCTTTCATGATTGTGGTTGCCCGTGCAGCAGATTCCAGTATCGCAGTCACCCTGCTGATCCCTTTTTCGTTAAGGCCGTATTTTTCCGGCATACGAAGAAGATTGACCGCTGTACCTGAAATCCCGGAAAGAGGATTATTCATTTCATGTGCAATACCGGCAGTCATAATCCCTATGCTGGCAAGCTTTTCTGTACGTATAAGCTGTTCAAAAATCCGCTTTTCATCTGTAATATCTTTGATAAACTCTATTACCCGTACAACCTCTCCTGTTTCACCTCGAACAGGATACGCACAGGTTTCGAAATATCTCACTTCATTTTTCCCGCAAAGTACCGCCTTTTTCCTGCTTTCCTGATTACTGGTTTGAAAAGCCCTTTCAACCGGACAGTTCTCACAGGGTTTATCCAGGTTCCAGAAAACTTTATAACATTTACAGCCCAGAATTTCCTTGATTGGCTTTCCTGCTGATGAGGCATAGCTTTTATTTACACGGATAAGCTGATGATCTTTGTTGATCACACTGATGCACTCCGGAGTAACATCAAAAATCATCTCAAGTTCCCTTTTGCTGAGCTGAATCTTTTCAGCAAAGGTCTCTACATCGGATACACTCTCTGTTTTATACAAAAATCTATCACCTCAAGCCCCGAATCAGGGGCAAAAAAGAATTTCAAAATAGAAGGGAGAAAACTGGACCCGGGATACTCCCGGATCCAGTTCAAAGTATGACATATTTCAGCTTGTGGTGCAAGGCAGAGTATTTTATTAACAGATAAGGTTCACCTGCTTGGAAATGTACGAGCCAGATCATTATCTATTACATATATACAGACTTCTCTGGCACCCTGTTCAGTATAGCCGAATTTTCGCTGAAGATTTCTGATGAGGTATCGTACATCAACCCTGATCCGCTTGTCGTATGTCTTAAAGTCGGGAAGATTGTAATCCTTTATCGCCCTGCGGAAATTATCATTGTCCAGAAACGGATCCAGCACCTTTTCCTTAATATTCTGAACATATCTCTGATGCAGGCGGCGGAAAATCTCGGTCTGGGTAATTGCTTTTCTCTCCAGCATTATCTCCTGGGTCAGAGTCTTTGAGGTATACTCTTTCTGAGTGCTTTCCCTGAACTCCCGCCGATGCTCCCTCCCGGCCTCAGCACCAAGAAATCTGCTCTCAATGCTGTTGAAGAAGTCATCGGTAATTTTCAGATGATCTTTTGTCCAGGTGCAGACCTCATTCGCCGGAGCTTCGAAATTAATGGCAAAGAGATAATTCATTATATCTCTGGCTATCTGGTGCTCATTATAATAGTATAATGACTCCTTCACTTCCTGAAGCACGGTATAATTGTACATTCTTACGAGTGAATCCAGGAAACCCGAAGGGATAGACTGCATGAGATCTCTTTTTTTTCTTGTAAAGAATTCACAGAGCATCGACATGTTTATCAGCTTTTCATGCTTGCCGTAGGTAGAGTAAAACTCGTTGAAAATCCTGATGGAATCTCTTCCGGAAATCCCGCTGACCCCCTCCCGATCCGATTCCGCGATAATTCTACGGCGTCTCTGTGCAGTGAGTTTCTTCCTGTCATCCTCTGTCAGCCACGGAGGAATAACACCGGAGTAGATCTCCATTTTGAGCAGTTGAAGGTTGTCATCACAGAAAAGATTGTACTTTCTTGCTTCGCCAATCCATTCCAGAAGAGCCTCTGAACGGGTAGTCAGCCTTGAAGAAATAATCACCCGGGCAAAATTTGTAAGAACCCTGGGCAGAAAACGCTCCTCGATCTGTTTTCCAAAAGTGTTCTTATAAATCTTCACCTCTGTATTCATGTCCATTACATAGGGGATATTGATATAGTCTATCCGGTCTGAAAAGGACTTGAATTCCTTGATATTTTTCTGGTCTTCAGGGTTCATGATCGCAAGTAGAAGCGAGTTTACATTTTCCTCGGTGTCCTCCACCTTGTGTACACCTTCACTTATAATATTATGCAGTTCGATAAACCGCTCGGTATTGTGACCCTTTATATCCATCAAAGCATAAACACCATTATTGGTCTTGGCATATCTGGAAAAGAGATAATGCACCTCTGTTGAACTCTTAAGAAGGCTGTTCAGTCTGGCCTGTATAGCTGGATTGTAAACAACATTGTTCCTTGGCT encodes the following:
- a CDS encoding PAS domain-containing protein, whose amino-acid sequence is MYKTESVSDVETFAEKIQLSKRELEMIFDVTPECISVINKDHQLIRVNKSYASSAGKPIKEILGCKCYKVFWNLDKPCENCPVERAFQTSNQESRKKAVLCGKNEVRYFETCAYPVRGETGEVVRVIEFIKDITDEKRIFEQLIRTEKLASIGIMTAGIAHEMNNPLSGISGTAVNLLRMPEKYGLNEKGISRVTAILESAARATTIMKDLLHLSRKQNSCSTLVDINSLIVKTVNAIHLRGAGEVQRRFNLDESIKLISCDPSKIEQVIINLATNSMQSILEKKARCLESGKEFSGLLEITSVLQDEKVLITFADNGVGIPEENRSKVFDPFFSTRPAGQGTGLGLSICLKIIAEHGGRIYFECFEDSTVFSIVLPRERKTQLDTAIHL
- a CDS encoding serine protein kinase PrkA, translating into FKDSSFKERLFTDREYHWIFRDKPCTFCSALYRALLNLLKNPSEVHKMVYARHYRFNRRVGEGISVFSPGDPQPRNNVVYNPAIQARLNSLLKSSTEVHYLFSRYAKTNNGVYALMDIKGHNTERFIELHNIISEGVHKVEDTEENVNSLLLAIMNPEDQKNIKEFKSFSDRIDYINIPYVMDMNTEVKIYKNTFGKQIEERFLPRVLTNFARVIISSRLTTRSEALLEWIGEARKYNLFCDDNLQLLKMEIYSGVIPPWLTEDDRKKLTAQRRRRIIAESDREGVSGISGRDSIRIFNEFYSTYGKHEKLINMSMLCEFFTRKKRDLMQSIPSGFLDSLVRMYNYTVLQEVKESLYYYNEHQIARDIMNYLFAINFEAPANEVCTWTKDHLKITDDFFNSIESRFLGAEAGREHRREFRESTQKEYTSKTLTQEIMLERKAITQTEIFRRLHQRYVQNIKEKVLDPFLDNDNFRRAIKDYNLPDFKTYDKRIRVDVRYLIRNLQRKFGYTEQGAREVCIYVIDNDLARTFPSR